The Daphnia pulex isolate KAP4 chromosome 6, ASM2113471v1 genome contains the following window.
GCATCTGCCGTAACACGTAACCATCACCAAGGAACAGCTCAACAGCAACAGTTAAGTGAGCCACAGTTGAGTTCTCTCCAATGGGTAGATCCAAGCAGGCGAGTTATTCTTGGGGCCGTGAtggaaattttgaatgaaatcggGTTAGATGCTACACTTCGTGTTACGGTCCAACTCAATTGACCGTTGAGATGAATTTCATACCCCTTGGTGTTTCTAAATctgttgaaaagaataaaatgctCATTAGCTATGGTTTCAagtgaaattaaagaaattaaaatgtttcctATTACCTGGGCCACCAGGTCACGTGTAATGTAAGTGATGAAGGTTTGATGACGGAAAACTTGAGCGACAAGTTACATTAACAGTGTCTCTCGTCTGACGTCCAGTTCTTACTGACCGCAAGGGGATTGATCGTGTACTGGTTTACATACGTCAGCTGCCGGCCTTGCATATCCACTTGAGAATGACGTCGGTTGGTAAGGAGATTTTGATTTGGTGGGTGTACCACTGCTTTCTTCCGTGATGACTCCACCAGAACCAAGCCAACAAGGGCATGCCATAATAATGCCGTCTTGGAGCGCGTATAAGTTCCGATGGCTGCTGGCAAACTAGTATTAGAAGTTCTTCTGGCTCTACTTTGGGTTCagattcttcctctttttcaacGTTGACGACCATTTGAAAGTCATCTCTAGCAAAATTAGAGATAGGATTTGATTTTGCCTAGATTATAACGAACCATTAGCGTCTTTTATGACTAAAACTATGTAGTCTAATTGAATGGAACTTCACATTCTTCTGTCAGCTATATTGTGGGAGCCACCTGTCAATTCAACAGCCACAAGCGGTTTCCTCCAGGCTGCCAGTTTCTTCgataaaaattcgtttttaCAATTAATCAGTATTTGCGCCGATGTCGGTCGTAACCCAAATATTCCAAATCctgataaaacaaataaagaatgCCATTAATATATACGTattcaacaaaaatatataaaaaaaaaactttgtatgTAAATCTTTTATATGGTTAAACATGTTGGAACTGTGGGAATCGGTGAGATGTAAGACCATTTAATCCTACTTCATATCTTTACTTGATTtgtactttcttttctttatgttCTTCAGTTTCACCAGGTTTCACTTAGTATGTAAAAAGGTCTTTACTGGCTTTACACACGGTGAGATCCTAGTAAAGAGCTAATAATGCTAAATACAgttggttttttaattttagaaaaaatccTGCAGAAGATAAGTTTGAAATTGTCTGTCTGTGATGATGCACTCACACTTAACCACCCACAAAATTTCAACACACACTTTCTTTATTCTAAATTTCTCGTTATGTAGAAAATGGTGCTTTCTCAAAATAGTTCAGAACACTTTTTCCACTAGAAGAATTTCCCCTGTCTTCTCTACTTCAACACCTACACAGTTAATCAAACATATATTCCAGAAACTTGGCGTGTAAAAAGACATGAGAAGATTAAAGCAATGCCTGAGCTGTTTCCACTTCTGCTGGCTTCCCACTTTTGAGCTCCACTGGTAGGCCTACTCCACATTTCCCAACTAAAACAATTGGAGGTCTGGAACCttaatagaataaaataaactattaCTATTAGCAGCTTCATATTAAACCTTAATTAAAGTTGTGATAGACACTAGATTTTATACGACGTGAGCGATTCTCACCCGACAGACAGGCGTGGACGATTGCCCGCCATAGAAACTAGAAAAAAGCCACCattaaatcaaacaacaagtTTCCCATGAAAGCCGCGAGATGGGGCACGGACTCGGCCATTTCGCCATCTAGAGAGGAGCGTTTGAGTCAAAAGTTGATTTACTAAACCGTTAACGGTTTAACGGCACGTCATAACCTTCAATAAcgttaaacaatttttaaacatttcctCGAATACGTGGTGAAGTCGTAGAGCTAATACAAGTTCAAtggttcattcaaaaaaaaacagggcaTTACGAAACTATGATTATTTTTGTGAAATGCAAACACGAGAAAGATAAGCCCAGGATGAGCCATCTTTACTTGGGTGTGTAACACTTTTTGTCCAGCTGCTATCCTGTTTTCTACAGATTGCCAATAAAGTGAAATCACGCCAATGTTACGCTCGGTGTAACCAGCGATCCAGTCTATTGTAGCCTTCGTCTCGAACATTTAAACACGGTAAATAATCCGTTAAATGACAAATGGGCTGCGATAGCTATATTGCACTTCGCCAAACAAGGTATGAAAGTGacgacaaaaataattttatttatagctacaatatttttgtaaagaccacaccaaatgaaaaaaaaaaaaaaaaaaaacctatcgAATATATACAGACATGCAAGCTTTCTTCTTCAGATCATAAGAGCGTGGGGAAAAATGCCGAAAATTTTAAACCTACCGAAACGAACGCGCTCCaggttttaattaattaacttTCACGACGGTTTCCGGTCCGGGTGCTACACTTACGATTtgggaattgttttttttttttattgctcgCGTAGCaggagatgaaaagaaaaattgttctACGACAATAAACAGATTAGCGTCGAGATTGTATATTagaaatgaattgatttaGACCCTATTCCATGAACCTAAAAATTCCTCTGATGAACCGAGTGAAACGTTGCAGGAAGGAAAAGAGTAGAAAGAAAGTCTAAGCAGCAGATTAATAACTtgaatataaaattttggaaaacaaaacagagtGCGCATTCTCACGCTATCTGCACATTTTATCTGGTATTTTCTCGACCGAAAAAGACGCGCACtcacaaatcaaataataaaaacatgcGGTGGATAACTTTCACCGCCCGCCCAAAAGCTAGGCACACACTCCCACACACGGATAGATATACTGATGTAATGGAGTTAATTAGATTTTTCGTCCATCACAGGAAAACAAGGAAACGcggcgctctctctctcctatatcTCTCCTCTCGGGACTTGTATTCTCACTGGAATTTTCCATGTTCTGTCCgtattttctttaataacTGGAACATTATcggcaattaaaaaatagcaaGTGAAACAGAGAACACACGCCAACCACACGTTACATCAGCAGCAGTCAAGCTGTATACTACAGCAGTCGTACATTACCGGTCTAAATCCATGTTCTTATTATTAGACGTCTACACTATTACTTCCTCCTTTCGACTCATTTTTCAGCAGCaagtgaaaacattttttcttttttcgggaggATCAACTGCTTAACAATGAAGACCACCTCCgctttgtttcgttttctgcggttaaatctttcttttttcccccggaTGAACACAACAGACAATTCGAGAGAAGATATTGCAGCAGCGCGTACTGTCAGAACATTTTAAGCAAAAATGAAGCCTACAGGGGGATTGTATTGTAATCACGCTGTGATGTATCATAGCTCTAGGCCTaattggcagcagcagcagcagcaacagccggaGCACCCAAAACGGTGGCAAGGCACCATCAACGAGAGCTCATATAATATTCCCTTGGTTTAACTGTCAAGAAAAACAGTATAGAGCTCTCTGTAATAAACAGGAGCCCCAGGAGTACAACTATAATAGAATGCGAagttggaagaaagaaagaaaaagaaatgaaggtgCCGCTGCTATTATGTGCGTtgcaagaaggaaaaaagaagatttggtAAAAGGGAGGAAATGGATAGAACGGCCAGCCCCACTGCTCCATGTATACTACCTATTATATGCTACATATACAAGTATACGTATTCGCCTGCAGTCCTGTGTCGGTATAAATACCACTAAGTCAGTGGAACTAGGTCTGATCAACCGCAGTCTTCCGCTGGCCATCGGGACGTTCAAATATAGTTTTCGCTAGTGCCCTGTTGTAACTTAGTCTAGCTGGTGCTGTTCCTCCACCCACCGACGCGCACACTCATATTATAACGTGAGCGCCGCGACCAGCAGGCctaatttgtttccttttggttttttggttttgggaGTCTTTGTTTCTATACTTCTGTGACGCCAATCGATTGCCAATCGATTGCCATCGGTATAATATAGAACGACCCGAGTCGACGAGCACATTTATCCGCTTGCATTGTGTCGCAGTCGAGTGTCATCCGACCATGAGGATCGTTGTTCTATATCTTCTCTGCCGTAAGTTAATTAACAATTGAATTGCTGATTTTGCTGGGAAAATAATGAATGGAATTCCAAACGTTTTTTTCACAGTTTGGTCGAGTTTGGTCTGTCTTTCCTTGGAAATGGAACAGCCTCATCGCCAGGTAAAGTCATTAGGatattagaaaaatgaaatgtttttgtatAATTTTCGGATTTTATCCAGAAACGCCAGCTGGACTGGAATGGAGGCGGCAAGCTCTACAACTACGATCACCTGGCATTGAGCTCCAACAGTCGACCTGAGCACAGATTATTACCGGCATTAGAAGAGGATTATTCGGCCGACGAGGATCCCGTTTACGTGGCCGGTTTGTCAAAGTCCGGGTTACCGGGTGACCCGGGCATCGACTATCCCATTCTACCCTCCATTCCGCTGACGGATTTCCATTGCCGAGGACGCACTCCCGGCTTTTACGGCGACACCCAAACAGCCTGTCAAGTAAGtcacaaaaaatgtttttaaatttctttggaTGACAATCGGTTAGACGGATACTTCCATCAGCAGACGTTGTGTTCTTCTGACGACTGCACATGATGATCTATTCCGTCCGATAgcgtttacattttttccaactttcttTATGCGCCGGTAGGATTCATTGATCAAGCAGAACGACACAGATTTTTatcgacaataaaaaaaaaattaaaaatctttgaaatttATCGAATAGAAATTGGAAAGGAATATCGAAGAACTCCTGCGAGCAGAGAGGATATTCACGCgcccttatttttcttctccatttgttttgttgttttttatgagccgagaaagaaacaaaaaagattttattacCCCAAACAGAATTCCTTTTTTGCCAACTTCGGTATAGATACGCACCATCTTTACTTTCTCGAGGAAACAAAGTGCGTAAACTAGTACAGAAGGGCTTCAGGAGTAGTCAGATTCTCATTCCAGTCCAATAGAACTATGGAGATATTGGTAACAATGCTATAATCCTACATACACGCAAGAAGCCCGGCATTGTGGTGGTCCGTCGTTGTCTACCTGCTGCACGTTCTCGCCTTTTACGACCGAAGGTGCTGGTAAATGTTTCTTATGAGATTTCGTCCATCTGTTCCCATCTGCCCATTGTTCTCTATCTTCTCTGCTGgggatgacgacgacgacgacttgatTTCGGATGATCACCTAAAAGTTACATTTCTAACTGTTCCCAGAAATAAATTGCCATATACTAGACTCGTTGACATCGTCGTGACCAAAATGGGGTTGTCCGTGACTTCCGTCCGCACATTGGTCTCATTTGacttgattcaattttttttttgtttgcccccccccccccaaattgGAATTCAGATTGCGACATTTGCGGAACCATGTCTGGTTATGCATTGAAACAATAGAAGAGTGAATTTCGGTAGCTCCAGTGACATCATTAATCCAGCAAAAGGTTCTTTCCCtgaataagaaattttaatcgaatttttttcctcttagAAACGACCCACTAGCATAGCTAAAAGTCCGTTATGTGCAGTAGTAAAGGCAGACGATGAAGACTTAATCGAAACTTTCCATTCATTGAGCTAAGGGGAGAAattaaaaggaggaaaaatcgTCCATTCACGTagaacgaaatattttttctcttttccatctGGAATTTAGTTCTTGGCTTCCTATGTACTGTAAGTATATATCAgacatcaacatttttgttttcgcgctatggttttcccttttttttctgttgtttctccacaaactcaaaaaaaaaaaaagttacgtgCAGCCAAGGAAAaccaattaaaaacatttaccaTCGGCTACTTTCTCTCCGCGAAGAGCGTGGGACGCATCACAGATGGGCTCGATCATCTTCCAACAAGTTAGGCCGGTCAGCATCTgcgccttctttttttccttctccctaTACAAACACGCACGCGCGCAacggaaacaacaacacaattaAGACCTCCAAAGTTTcaatccataaaataaaaaaggaacaagttCTAAACTCCTCGTTTAGACCACTCACCGAGTATTGAATGGAgtcgatttctctttttctatttttactcACTCGCTGTTTAGCGGTTGCTAAAGAGATTCACAGGCAGATGCTCGGTCAGCTGATGACTGGATCACATTCTCAACTTTGATtgtcttcttttattcaacaGGTGTTTCACGTTTGCGATATCAGCGGTCGGCAGGATTCGTTCCTGTGCCCCAACGGGACCATCTTCAGCCAGAAGCTCTTCGCCTGCGATTGGTGGTACAATGTCCAGTGCGCTGCCACTCGCGAGCACTACCAACTCAACCGTAACCTCTTcaaggtaaataataaatgactATACGTACCTCCTTTAATCTCCCACTTGCAACagctttttcctctctctccccaTTGTCTTTGCGTTGAAATGGCTTCAATCCAACGTATTGCAGAGTTTCTCCCATTGTTTTCTCTCGTTCGCCCAATTATTTTACTCATCGTCTCAACTACAGTATAGTTTCTTTGAAATGCTGTGTGCACATATAATATATACGCCGAGCTGATTGGAGATATCGGGGTTAGTTGAGCGGACACTATATAGTTTCCACGGTCGGAATCATTTCGATCCAAGCATCCGGTGCCTCAGTTACAGTTATTCGATGAGGCGTCAACTATTaaacgaggaaaaagaaaagatgaataGTTGTAAATTACatgaaatttgttatttatttgtttgccatttttgttttccaaaggGAGGTGATGTCAACGTTTATGGAACGCCATCGTTCTGGAACTGGCTAAGCGAgtcggaggaagaagaagtcaaTCCGACCGCTGCCCCACCTACTGTGGCTCCCAAATTAAGGCACCACCAGACAGCGGGAgctcgtaaaaataaatacatcgCCAGGCCGTCACCCAGTCCAGTTGGCCCACCTTTTCAGCTCGAGCAGCAGGTCACCGAACCAGCGGCGCCACAGCAATGGGAAATCGAGCAATTACCAGAGCCCGCTCCATTAGTCCAGTCGGGACCGACGCAACAGTTTGAAGAACCCGTAATTGATTCAGTAGAGGTCGGACCGATCAGTCCTCCACAGCTGGAACCCCTCGGCCCGCCACAGTGGGAATCATTTGTTCCCGAAATCCAACAAGCCCCAGTCGAACCCACCCAACCGCCCATGCCGATTACAGACGATCCTGACGCATCCATGATGTCCCAAGGATTCGCAAGCGAATACCGAAATCATTACTTCAGCTGGGTCAACGACGCTGTCCATCCCGGTCCCCACATGGCCCCGGAATTGAGCTGGGCCGACTTGGGTCCAAACGGTCCACTCATGACTAACCCTAGCAGTCAGCTGGCCGACGAGCAGCAGCCAACATGGCAGCAACCCGCCGAGCCAGTTGATCGTCGACGCAAAGCCAAACCAGCAGCTCAACACACGCAGAATTCAATTGCTATCAAGAGACAGACGTCATCATCCAGGCCGGCTACCATCCTAGTTCCAGCCCCTCAACCACCTGTTTTCCATCCCAAACCCGCGCcggttaaaaaacaaattacgaCCCCTCCTAAGCATGTCACACAGCAGGCTCCACCCAAATCGCCCAAATCTCAATCGGCATCATCACATTCCAAGACTGTCCCACCTCCCAAATTCGTCACAACTATCGCCCCACTTCCCGTTTTGAAACCGAAATCTAACAAAACTAAACCCAAACAGAGATCCTCAACAGTGACGATTAAGACGACGACTTACGCGCCACTGGCCGACCAAAGATACTACTCAATTGACGACAACGATGACGTAACCAACTATGACGACAACTCAGACAACAAACCCACGTAAAACACCCTTACCCATTCATTTAATAcgcccatttttgttttagaccAATTGCTCAAATTTCGTTATTATGCTTAAGTAGGAATCAAAAGATACGTGACGTCATCGCCAGACAAACAAGTCGATTCGGCAATAGAATCAAGAAGGCCAAAAAAGCGCTACAACCACTTCCGGCGATCCAGCATCCGGCAACAGCGCAGCACCGTCAGACGGAGGCGAGACAGACACAATTCGTGCCCAGTCCCAAAGTGATGCCCATCGTTCCCAGTCCGCTAGTGTCAATCAGCAGAGCTGATTCAACGGCCGCCAATTCTTTAAATTGGATCCCCAAACTGAACCAGCCGGCAACGCCTTACAGAACTGAGCCGTTTTGGAATCATCCAGTACCAGCCCAGAGTCGCGCAATCACCCAATCGCCAGTGCCGAAGCCCGTCACCTCCCGGCCAGTTGTTCCGTCCGTCCGAAATGCTCAGAGAAGATCTTCAACGTCTGAAACGAACCATCCAGCGCAAGTGAGAACTTTCGAAGAATTCGTCACATCGTCTCCGACTACCAGCGCGCCTTCCTCTGCAGCATTGCGCAAGACCCGCATCTCGTCGTCCTTCCGTCCCAGCATGCCCATTCCGGCCGTCACGACCAACAGCCACCAGCCGAGAGTGAGGGCCCTACGAGCGCATCCGCCATCGACTCGTGCTCGGTCTGGAGGGAAGAGGAGACGCAAGTCGAACACCTTCGCCTACGATCCCAGGCTGGACCGGCCCTACGAGCCGAGTCACCCCATCTGGAAGCTGCAAAATTGGGAATCGACcaaaatttgaacatttttgttttgttggctTTACACTCGCTAgtattcttttttgattcaCCTCAGTTTGATGTTTGATTGGCTCCTTGTTGTTTCATCTGTCACGGTTCGACATGTTGGTTTCTATACTTACCTTTTTTCCACGCGCTTGTTCAAAACTACCACCACAAACCACAAAGTTTTTATATCATTACAAAGATTTGTATGTTTCCAAAAACTTTGTCTCTGAATTGATCCAACAAACCCATTTGTATTCGATCACCAGGGCGATGGAGAGGTGATTAAGTGTGCACCGTGGCGTGTCGGAGTTAATGGGGGAATGactctatataatataatggGCTGAAAAGTTACGATAAAAACCATTAAGGCCCAGCTGGTGCGAAGAAGATGCCGAGCGCCTGAAGGCAAGCTGCGGCTGCTTGGGCTTTGGCTTCCTTTTTCGTGGTGCTGGCCAAGCAGGCCTGATATTCGACTCCGCCGACAGCGACCTACATCAAAAAGACTGTGTCGGTATTTGTTCCACAAACAACGAGAGAGTTGCCTactttgaagagaaaatgtttgagaTGGTCGGGCCCAATGTCGAGGACTTGCTCAAAGACTGGCGGCTCCCAGTGGTGCTTCGTGCAAAGTTCGTGCAGAATCGAGACGGGATGTTTGCCTTGAAAGTCTTGAATGAGCTTGACGGCGGGCGTGGCTCTAGCGGGGgccatcatttcttctttggacAAGAGCCCCTTCTTGTCCATTTTGATGTCAAGCGACAGCGGTTCCAAGGTACCTTCGCCGTGCCGGCCCAGGCCTTCGCCCGGCTGCCAGCCCATCTTCTGCAGCAACTTCATGCCAACTCCGCCAGCCACAGGCGCAGCACTGGTGAACAAGTCTTTCCTGACCCAAGCCTGATGATGATATACATTGACGCATGATATTAAACATGATAAatgtgttaaaaaagaaaaagaaaacatgttgTATTTCCTAGTTTAGATTCAATTCCAGAAGTCGACATCACTTTGTCTGACTTGTAATTACTACTATACagttggttttcatttgtttgtttgtttttctgagcgtgaatttttttttttcgctgccGGAACGCAAACCCCGCATCCTCCTGCAATGATGGACCCTTCAAGTTTGTGCTAACTCGACTTCTTGTTTTTGAGGCGACTGCATTGGCAATTCACCAAGAAACCAATGAGTTGACTTTGACATGATTCTTAAAGATTCTTTACCTGTGGTGCTCCCGACCAGTTGATCAACTCCGGTATGGGCTCCCCAGTCATGGGATTCGTGTGGTGAAAGGTGGCCCAATTTTGCGACATCGATTCCGCTTCCTGCGACATAATAAAGAGATCGATTAACATCTAGTGCCAgaatttacttcttttttatttaaatacaaCCTCGAGTTCCAGACGAGCTTGTACATCGAATTGATTTTCTTGCAATTTACGTATGGATGAAATCCGTTTAGCAACAATTGAGCCGATGTCGGCTGCGGGTGGTTCAACTATTGGGAGCGAGACCCGAGGAGTAGGCGCCACCGAGGCCGTGACGGCTTTGGGGACTTTGGTGGtgccatttgtttcctttACAACTGGCGAAGGCGTGACTGGAATCCATTCCAGGTCCAAGTGCTGCTGACCACTGGAAACGGGAAACTGCTGCTTGAGTTGGGCCTGCGCGACGACACGCTCCTCCGGCTTGCGGACGGGCAGAGCTACAGCATTGCGGATGTTCATGACGATGGTATCTGAACGAGGTTTGATCTGGAAAGGGTGACGGGTGAACGTCGTTTCCGATTCTTTTGTCCCGGATTTCTCATCTTCGTCACCCGATCGATCGGCCATCAGATGTTTGCAATAGTCAGTCAATTCCGCTACCGTTTTGCCCGTGAATTGGGTGGTGGTCGGGGTCACTTCCGCTGGGGGATTGGGTACAGTCACGCCAGCTGGCAGGGATCCAGTTTCCTAACGAATCGAGACAAACGAAGGCTAATTAATCATCAATCGTTTTGATAACGGTAGTACCGTCGAGTTCATTACCTGCATCCGTTTCAAGTTCTGCCGGGCGAACTCTAAAAGTTGGGCTTTGTCGATCCGTGGCGACTTGGGTGGAGTTGCGGGACGCTTTTGAATTGCGGGTGATCTGGAACGTTTACGATGATAGGGAGGAGATCTGGCAGGAGATCGAGATCGCGGTCGAATGCGCGCTCGGCGTGGAGGAGACCTAGATCGTGAGCGGCGTGATAAAGGTCGCCGGCCAATGGGAGATCGGCTTCTACTTTTCCGTCTCTTGGGTGACGGGTGACTTCTTCTCGACTCGTTCGTTTCAGTCTTCCTCGTTCGCCGATCATCTGCATGCGGCCTGGCACCTAAATGCGACTTAGCACTCACATTATCCGCTTTACTCTCCGTTTTAGTTGGTTTTTTAGGCTCCTCTTTGGCACGAGGTTTCGATTCTGTTTTGTCAGTTTTCTTGGCCCCATCTTTAGCACAGGATTTTGATTCTAATTTGTCGTCTGTCTTGACTTTGACATCGGGTTTGGATTCCGTTTTATCAACTTTCTTGACCCCATCATCTTTGGAATGGGATTTCGATTCTGATTTGTCGACTTTCTTTGACCCTTCTTTGGCATGTGgtttagaatcagttttttccCGTATCCTGGTTTCTTCCTTCGTTTTAGGCAACTCTTCAGCCTTGGTGGTGGCATTTTTCTTGGCTTCCTTCCTGTCGGTTGTTGGACCACTACTTTTGACTTCTGgattctgtttctttttgggttctttACGTGTTTCTTTAGCGGAAGGGCtaacgtcttttttctttttcttttctttgttgcgTCTTCTGCTTTCGCTGTCACTTCCGTcatccttttttcgtttcttctttttcgactttttcttatcctttttcttcttctttttatcagGGATAACTGAATTTTCTTTGACTTCTGGCTTCAACTCAGTCACAATTGCTAAAACATAAACACATATTGATTAGTCCATGAACTTGTGAACAactacaaataatttttaacaatGCTGGGACCACagtatttttaaactttgttgTTTCCTATTTCGACACTTACTGGTATCTGTTTTTGGTGTAGTGGGTTCATTACTTGGAAAACTAGAGGAATCACTTGCAGTTGAAACTGTGGTGATTGGTTCACTCACCAAAGTAGAAAAGATTTCTTCAAGAATTTGATCTGCCGATTTCTGAATAACATTTTCCGTCATGTCCTAATATTATgtctaaaagtaaaaaaaatcattaagtGAATGAAAGAAGCTGATTggaaaatctaatttaaatgtaaaatggCTAAATAGTGTGTTTCTTAATCAACTACATACTTGATGTTGCGCTTAACGACTATAGAATTTTTGAATGCAACATTGGACAATACAGAATCCTATCCTAGGAAAAGATGGTCATAAGTCATTAGTGCTCCACGACACAcgtgagaaacaaaaaatggagtaaagaataatcaaaaacaaaatcatcacTATACTTAATGCAAAACCCCAAAGTCTCAAACAAGGAAATTCAACCTTAAAATTCTAGGCCCATGCCAGTTTACATTTATGGGCTCTACCCTATGTTTCATCAAAATAGAATAATCATTTTTACTTACTTACAAAATTAGAGTAATAGTTTCTTAAGtacacttgctagttttaatATCCATCagacaaacattttatttttgccttcAATTTCTAGACATGTTGACATATCATGAGGTGTAGAACGGCATTGCCAGTTCTGGAAATCACGTGACAACCCGACGCCGATGCGTGACTTTTTGTagtttttgaatgaataaatgaataaatatgaTGAAAAGAAATCTCGAAAATTCAATCGAGTTGTTTATGAGAGATTCaatatgtttatttatttcattagaGTTAGAAGAACCAC
Protein-coding sequences here:
- the LOC124195846 gene encoding protein SON-like isoform X1; the protein is MTENVIQKSADQILEEIFSTLVSEPITTVSTASDSSSFPSNEPTTPKTDTTIVTELKPEVKENSVIPDKKKKKKDKKKSKKKKRKKDDGSDSESRRRNKEKKKKKDVSPSAKETRKEPKKKQNPEVKSSGPTTDRKEAKKNATTKAEELPKTKEETRIREKTDSKPHAKEGSKKVDKSESKSHSKDDGVKKVDKTESKPDVKVKTDDKLESKSCAKDGAKKTDKTESKPRAKEEPKKPTKTESKADNVSAKSHLGARPHADDRRTRKTETNESRRSHPSPKRRKSRSRSPIGRRPLSRRSRSRSPPRRARIRPRSRSPARSPPYHRKRSRSPAIQKRPATPPKSPRIDKAQLLEFARQNLKRMQETGSLPAGVTVPNPPAEVTPTTTQFTGKTVAELTDYCKHLMADRSGDEDEKSGTKESETTFTRHPFQIKPRSDTIVMNIRNAVALPVRKPEERVVAQAQLKQQFPVSSGQQHLDLEWIPVTPSPVVKETNGTTKVPKAVTASVAPTPRVSLPIVEPPAADIGSIVAKRISSIRKLQENQFDVQARLELEEAESMSQNWATFHHTNPMTGEPIPELINWSGAPQAWVRKDLFTSAAPVAGGVGMKLLQKMGWQPGEGLGRHGEGTLEPLSLDIKMDKKGLLSKEEMMAPARATPAVKLIQDFQGKHPVSILHELCTKHHWEPPVFEQVLDIGPDHLKHFLFKVAVGGVEYQACLASTTKKEAKAQAAAACLQALGIFFAPAGP
- the LOC124195846 gene encoding protein SON-like isoform X2, whose amino-acid sequence is MTENVIQKSADQILEEIFSTLVSEPITTVSTASDSSSFPSNEPTTPKTDTTIVTELKPEVKENSVIPDKKKKKKDKKKSKKKKRKKDDGSDSESRRRNKEKKKKKDVSPSAKETRKEPKKKQNPEVKSSGPTTDRKEAKKNATTKAEELPKTKEETRIREKTDSKPHAKEGSKKVDKSESKSHSKDDGVKKVDKTESKPDVKVKTDDKLESKSCAKDGAKKTDKTESKPRAKEEPKKPTKTESKADNVSAKSHLGARPHADDRRTRKTETNESRRSHPSPKRRKSRSRSPIGRRPLSRRSRSRSPPRRARIRPRSRSPARSPPYHRKRSRSPAIQKRPATPPKSPRIDKAQLLEFARQNLKRMQETGSLPAGVTVPNPPAEVTPTTTQFTGKTVAELTDYCKHLMADRSGDEDEKSGTKESETTFTRHPFQIKPRSDTIVMNIRNAVALPVRKPEERVVAQAQLKQQFPVSSGQQHLDLEWIPVTPSPVVKETNGTTKVPKAVTASVAPTPRVSLPIVEPPAADIGSIVAKRISSIRKLQENQFDVQARLELEEAESMSQNWATFHHTNPMTGEPIPELINWSGAPQSPQKQEVELAQT